ATACTGAATTATTAGAGCGAATCATCAATTACATTGTAATGAACATTGGGAATACATTTTCTGCAAATTCAATTTCAAAATATTTTAAAAGCGAAAATAGAAAAGTTGCAGTAGATACTGTGCTAAATTACATAAAAGCCTGTGAAAACGCATTTTTGATTCACAAAGTCCCTCGTTACGAAATACAAGGTAAAGAAGTTCTAAATGTGAGTGAAAAATATTATATTGCAGACCATGGAATAAGAGAAGCAATTTTAGAAACAAACGAAAGAGATATAAATCAAATTTTTGAAAATATTGTATACATGGAATTATTGCGAAAAGGCTATAACATAAAAATCGGAAAATTGAATAATTTAGAAATAGATTTTGTCTGTACAAAAACAAATAATGAAAAAATTTATATTCAGGTAGCATATTTGCTTGCCTCTGAAGACACTATAAAAAGGGAATTTTTACCATTTGAAAAAATTAATGATAATTATCCCAAATATGTAATTTCTATGGACAGGTTTGATATGTCAAGAAACGGTATAAAACATTTAAATATTATTGATTTTTTATTGAAAGACTAAAAAAATTAAAAATATTTATAAATTAAAATTTTGGGAAAGAATGGTGCAAATATGATAAAAACTTTATATAAAGAAAAATGTTTGAGGTATTTCATAATCCCAGAAATAATGCTATTATTTATATTTTTCTTCAAATTTTCAATACTAGTATATATAATACTACCTCTTTATGTTATTGAGAGTATATTTGATAATATTTTTTTCAATATTCCATTAATTTGGTTATTATTTAAAATAACAACTATGTATTTTTGCTCTATAAAGTTTAAAAAAATAAATAAAATTGAAGATGAAGAAAAAAAGAAAAAATACAAAATTAGGTTAAAAATAATAATTTTTTTAGTAAATATAGTAATTTTCGTTATTTTCACAATACTCTCTACTAATTTAATAAATCAAATTGTTAATACAATATTAAGCTTTTAAACTACGAAAGGAGAAATATGGATATTTTAGAAAAAATAAAAATTAAAAGAGATATACAGCTTGAAGAAGAATTAAAGTCTTTTAAGCAACCATCTTTAAAAAAGGCACTTAATCAAAAAGGAATTCAGATTATTGGGGAAATTAAGAGAGCTTCTCCATCGAAGGGAAAAATTGCAAAAGATGATTTTGATTTGTTAAAACAGGCACAAAGTTATGTGGATAAAGGAGTTTCAGCTTTTTCGATATTGACGGAAAAGGAATATTTTAAAGGGGAGAATGATTTTATAAAAGTTGTAAGGGAAAAATTTCCAGAAATGCCGATTTTGAGGAAAGATTTTATTTATACTCCGTTTCAAGTGGCTCATACTAAATTTTTGGGGGCTTCAGCGATTTTACTGATTGTGAGAATGCTGGATGATAAGACACTTTTAGAACTTCATAAGCTGGCACAGGATTTGGAAATGGATGTTCTGGTGGAAACTCATGATGAAGAGGAAATAAGAAGAGCTTTGAAGATTCCGAATTTGGAGATTTTGGGGATAAATAACCGAAATTTGAATACTTTTGAAGTTGATATTAGAACTACGGAAAAACTGATAAATGAAATTCCAAGCGATGTTTTAAAAAATTTGACTATTGTAAGTGAAAGTGGATTTTTGTCAAAAGAGGATGTGGAGTATGCAGAAAAATTGAACGTGGATGGACTGTTAATTGGGGAGGCACTTATGAAAGGGCTTCTTTAGAAAGAAAAATAAATTTATGGAAGGAAAAAAATTGGAGAAAAAAGAAAATAATGTGGCAACTGATGATTTTACAGAAAATACTACTAAATTAAAAGTTTGTGGAATTAGAAGCATTACTGAAATTAATGAATTGAAAACTTTGGATATTGACTATTTCGGATGTATTTTTGCAGAAAGTCAAAGGCAAGTGGATAATGAACTTGCAGCTAAAATTACACGGATTGCGCATAGGCATGGGAAAAAAACTGTTGGGGTATTTGTAAATGCGATGATTGAGAATGTTGTAAAAATTGTTGAAGAAACAGATATCGATGTCATTCAGCTGCATGGAGATGAGTCAGTGGAATATTGCATGGAACTTACTCAAAAATTAGAAAAATTGTACGAAAAAAATTGTTTTAGAAAACGTAAAAACTTCCCTGCTAAAACGAAGCTTTGGAAAGTTTTTGGCGTGACTGATGAACTTCCGAATATTGCTGACTACAAGCTATATATTGAATACCCTCTATTTGACGCAAAAGGAGAAAATCGTGGGGGAAATGGAATTGTCTTTGATTGGAGTATTTTAAAAAAATTAGATAAGTATTCATTTGTACTGGCTGGAGGGCTTTCGATTGAGAATATTCAAAAAGCGCTTGAGTATAAGCCTGCCATTTTGGATATAAACAGCAAAGTTGAAGTTAACAATAGAAAAAGTAAGGAATTAGTTGAAAATGTTGTGAATTTGGTAAAAAAGAAATAATAATTTAAAAAGATTGATATGAAAGGAAAAAAATATGGAAAATAAACATTTTAATGAAAAGGCATATTTTGGGCAATTTGGTGGACAATTTGTACCTGAAACTGCGATGTTTGCTCTATCGGAACTGGAAACTGAATATGAAAAACTAAAGAATGACAAGGAATTTTTTCAAGAATTTGATAATTTGCTAAAAAATTATGTTGGACGTGAAACTCCGCTCTATTATGCCAAAAATTTGAGTGAACATTATAACCACGATATTTACTTGAAAAGAGAAGACTTGAACCATACTGGCGCTCATAAAATTAATAATGCGCTTGGGCAAGTTTTACTTGCTAAAAAAATGGGAAAGAAAAAAGTTATTGCTGAAACCGGGGCTGGACAGCACGGAGTTGCTACTGCTACTGCGGCCGCTCTATTAGGTTTGGAGTGTGACGTTTACATGGGAGCTGTTGACATTGAACGGCAAAAATTAAATGTTTTTAGAATGGAACTTTTAGGTGCGAGAGTTATTTCTATTGAAGATGGGCTTAAAACCTTGAAGGAAGCGACAACTGCGGCTATTCAGTCTTGGGTTGCAGAGATAGAAACTGTGTTTTATGTAATCGGATCTGTTGTAGGGCCTCATCCCTATCCGACTATCGTGCGTGATTTTCAGTCAATTATCGGTTACGAAGCAAAAGCACAGCTGGAGGAACTTGGAAAGCATGCTGATCACGTAATTGCCTGTGTTGGTGGCGGAAGTAATGCTATTGGTATTTTTAGTGCATTTTTGGAAGACAGCTCGACAAAACTTTATGGAGTCGAAGCTGGAGGATACGGAATTGACACAGATATGCACGCTGCCACATTGACACTTGGAAAACCTGGAATTATCCACGGAATGAAAACTTATGTTCTTCAAAACAAATACGGACAAATAAGTCCAGTTCACTCAATTTCCGCTGGACTTGACTATCCAGGAGTAGGTCCTGAACATTCACATCTATTTGATACAAAAAGGGCAACTTACACACCAATTACTGATGATGAGGCAATGAAGGCGCTAATGCTTGTTACAAGAAAAGAAGGTATTATTCCAGCAATTGAGAGTTCCCATGCGTTAGCCTATCTTGAAAAGTTATGTCCTGCACTTTCTAAAGACAAAAGAGAAACTATCGTTGTAAATGTGTCTGGACGCGGAGATAAGGATATGCACACTGTTTTTTCTGTGTTAAAAGATAAGGAAACTGGCGGAAAAAATGGAATTTATGAGTTAAATGGAGGTTTAGAAAATGAGTGAAAAAAAATTAGATAAGAAAATTATTGATATTTTTAGGGAAAAAGAAAAAGTAAACATTGGTTATATTGTCGCAGGCTATCCAAGTGTTGATTTTACAAAACAATTTTTACAAAATTTGGATAATACAGCTCTTGATATGCTTGAAATCGGAATTCCCTACTCCGACCCTCTAGCCGATGGAAAATTAATTTCACACGCTTCATTTCTTGCTTCTGAAGCTGGAGTTACCACCGACACTGTATTTGATTTACTAACAGAAACAAAAAATGATATTTCAAAACCTTTAATTTTCTTAATTTATTACAATTTAGTATTTGCTTATGGAATTGACGAATTTATCAAAAAATGCTGCGAAGCTAACATTAAAGGTATAATCATTCCAGACTTGCCTTACGAGGAAGCCTTTGAAATGTCGGAAAAACTAAGAGAAAACAATATCGCTCTTATCCCTCTTGTAAGCGTTACTTCTGGAAACAGAATGAAAAAAATCATCTCTCAAGGTGACGGCTTCATTTATGCAATCGGTTCTCTTGGAGTTACAGGTTCAAAACAAGTTGATTTACCACGTTTAGAATCTTTTATTAATGAAATTAGAGAAGTTTCAGACTTGCCAGTTTCATTAGGTTTTGGAATAAAAAATAACGATAACGTGAATACGATGAGAAAATATGCGGATGGAGTGATTGTAGGAACGAGTATTGTTGAATTTTTAGAGAAAAATGATGTAAATTATTTGATTCAGAAAATTAATGAACTTTTTAAATAAGTATTTAGCGAAGATGGTCAGAAATGGCTATCTTTTTTATAACAAAAAAAAATTAAACAAATAAAATATATTAAATTTATTATAAAAAATCTTTATTTTTTTAAATTCTTAAGGTATAATTGAATAAATAATAATATTGATTAAAGGGGAAAATACGTATATAGGGCGATATCAAGATACTAGAATTGCTTTGGAGAAAAAATCCAAAGAATTTAAAAATGCTGGAAATATAAAATAAAAGCTGATTATAAAGAAATATCCTTAAATAAAAGTAATGTAAATTTTTTAAAAAACACTTTAGATATTTTTGATGAAATTTATAGTGATATTCTTAAAATTTTAAACGTAGAACAATATAAAAAATAAGGAAAGAAGGTAAAAAATAAAAGATGAAAAAGATAACAAAACAGATATTTTGAAAAGTATTTCTCCAAAAATAAAATTACTTTTTGAAGAAAATGAACAAAATACTGATTATTTAATACCTTTAGATAAAAATAACAGTGTAAAATTAGTGAAAGTGCAGGAAAAATAAAGTTTTGTAAATGCAGGAATTGAAAATGGTGTAATATCAAACAAAATCAGACTTATGAAGAGGTGATTTTATGTCGACAATTAAAGTTGAAAACCTTACATTTTCATATTATGGATATGTAAAACCTGTTTTTGAAAATGTATCATTTTCTTTTGATACTAGCTGGAAAACAGGGTTAATAGGTAGGAATGGAATTGGAAAGTCAACTCTATTTAAACTGCTTTTAAATCAGGAAACTTATCAGGGTAAAATCAGTAAAAGTACAGACTTTATTAAATTCCCGCCAAATATAACTGATACTTCAAAATCAGGTATAGAATTATTTAAAGAACTGACATCAAGTGAGGAAGAGTGGAGATTATTTAGAGAACTTAATTTGTTAAATGTAGACGAAAATCTTATTCACAGAGAATTTGAAACTCTGTCTAAGGGAGAACAGGCAAAAATCCTTTTAGCTATTTTATTTACAAACGAAAATGGATTTTTACTTATTGACGAACCAACGAATCATTTAGATATGGATGGGAGAAAAATTGTAAGCAAATATCTGAAAAATAAAAAGGGATTTTTACTTATATCCCATGATAGAGATTTTTTAGATGGATGTATCAATCATATTATTTCTATTAACAGAAATACTATTGATGTTCAATCGGGAAATTTTACATCATGGTATGAAAATAAAATGATCAAAGATCAGTTTGAAATTAGTCAAAACGAGAGATTAAAAAAGGATATTAAGCGATTAAAGAAAGCTGCAAAACAAAGTAAAATCTGGTCAGATAAAATTGAAAATACAAAAAATGGAGTAAAAGTATCCGGTGTAAAACCAGACAAAGGGCATATCGGTCATCAGTCTGCTAAGATGATGAAAAAATCAAAGAATTTGGAAAACAGATACAGCAAGGCCATAAAAGAAAAACAAAACTTATTAAAAGATATTGAGGTAAAGGAAAATTTGCTGCTACATTCGTTGCATCATCACAAAGAAACTCTAATATCAGTTAATAATTTATCATTATATTATGGAGAAAAACAGATATTAAGTGGTGTAAATTTCGAGATAAAACAAGGCGACATAGCAGCCATATATGGTTGCAATGGCTGTGGAAAATCAACACTAATTAAAATTTTACTAGGGATCAATCATAATTACACGGGAGAAGTAAAATTAGCAAGTAATTTAAAACTATCATATATACCTCAAGATACTTCTGATTTAATAGGAAATTTAAATGAGTATATTCAAAAACAAGATATTGATGAAACTTTGTTTAAAACAATTCTTAGAAAATTAGATTTTTCAATAGAATTATTTGAAATGGACATGAAAAATTATAGTAATGGACAAAAAAAGAAAGTATTGATTGCTGCAAGTTTGTCAAAACCAGCTCATTTGTTTATTTGGGATGAGCCAATTAATTATATAGATGTAATATCAAGAATACAGATTGAGGAGATTATAAAAAAGTCAACTTTAACTTTAATATTGGTAGAACACGATAAGAGATTTGTTGAAGATGTAGCTAATAAAATAATACAATTGTAGATGAAATGAATAATTAGCAACTAGAAAAAAACTAACACAAGAAGAGGTTGTCTTGTATTACCTTATGAGACAACCCCATTTTTTTATTTCAAATTATGACAATCTATTTCTAAAGTCTTCGTATTCAAATTTTCTAATAACCTCAACTCCACCTTTTTCTGTATAAACTGCAATCACAGGCAAATTTATCCCATTGAAAGTATTCGTCTTAACCATGCTGTAATGTGCCATATCAGTAAAAATAAGCTTATCTCCCACTTTTACAGGTTCATCAAAGGAATAATCTCCAATTACATCTCCAGCAAGGCAAGTAGGCCCTCCTAATCTATAAGTGTATTTCTTTTCATTTGGCATTCCTGAGCCGAAAATAAATGGACGGTATGGCATTTCGATTACATCAGGCATATGGCACGAAGCCGAAGTATCCATTAATAAAATATCCATCTCATTTTTTGTAATATCTAAAACTTCTGAAACTAAAAATCCTGTATTCAAGGCAACAGCTTCTCCTGGTTCTAAATACACTTCCACATCATATTTTTCTTTTATGTAATTTATGCATTTTACAAGTTTTTCAATATCATAATCTTCTCTTGTAATGTGATGTCCCCCACCAAAATTAAGCCATTTCATATTATGCAAATATTTTCCAAATTTTTCTTCAAAAATTCTTAATACATTTTCAAGGGCATCCGAATTTTGTTCACAAAGTGCGTGAAAATGAAATCCATCCAAACCTTCAAGCTCATTTTCCTTAAAATTTTCAAGTGTTACTCCAAATCTCGAAAATCTTCCCGCTGGATTATAAATCTCTGTTTCAACTTCTGAAAATTCTGGATTTAATCTAAGTCCACAGCTAATTTTTTTGCCACTTTTTTTTTCAAATTCCCTTACTCTACTTTTAAATTTTTTCCATTGATTAAAAGAGTTAAAAACAATATGATTTGTTATCTCCATTATTTCATCAAACTCATCTTCCCTGTAAGACGGATTAAAAATATGAGTTTCCAATTTTTTGTTAGGATTTTTTAACTCCATTTCCTCATACCCAAGTCTTGCTTCAAATAGCGAGCTTGCAGTCGTTCCATTTAAATATTCACTAATTAATGGATAGAAATAGAACATCGAAAATCCCTTTTGTGCAAGCAATATTTTACATCCTGTTCTATCAATTACACTTTTTAATGTTTCAAGATTTCTTTTTAGCAGCCTTTCATCAACTATAAAGGCTGGTGTTGGCAAGTTTGTTATATCCATATCCAAATATTTGTTTTTTGACATTTTTTATCATCTCCTTTTATACTTTACACTTCTCTTATCAATATTATAATTCAAATGTATCTAAAATTTATTCCTTATTATATCACACTTTTCTCAAAATCTATAAAAAAAGATTATCCTAAATTTAATTTTTTAAGATAATCAATTTTTATTTTTATTTTTATTTAAACATAATTCTAATCTGTTCTCAGTGCTTCCATTGGCTCCAATGCCGCTGCTTTTTTCGCTGGATAAACTCCAAAAACTAATCCTATCATTGTAGAAACAAATATACACACAAACACTATAACTGGACTTAAAATTGGCGAAGTTTGTATAAACATTCCAACCAAAAGTGCTAGCGAATACCCAATTACAACTCCAATTATACCTCCAAAAAATGTTAAAATAACAGCTTCAATCAAGAATTGTATAAGAATGTGTATTGTTTTGGCTCCAATCGCCTTTCTAAGTCCAACCTCCCTTATTCTCTCGGTAACACTTACAAGCATTATATTCATAACTCCGATTCCACCTACAAATAACGAAATTGCAGCAACTCCACTTATGAAAAGTGAAAGCATGTTAAGAATGTTATTAAATTCATCCAAGCCTTGACTTGTTGAATTTACATTATAAACATTAGGCTCACTTCCTCTTGTCTTCATTTTTTCTTTTACAATTTCCATTATTCTAGCCATTTCATTGGCATCAGTAGTTTTTACCTGCAAAGCTGTATATTTATTCTGCTCATTTCCTTCTAAATGATTTAAGTAATTATTTGGCAGAAGTCCCATTGCAGGCATCTGATCTCCACCTCCTAGACTTGCATACGGATTTTTAAACACTCCAACGATTGTCACTATCTGACTATTTTTTCTAAAATTTAAAGTCAATTTCTTTCCTATAGGATTTTCGCCAGGAAATAACTGATCTGAGGTTGTATTGTCAATTATTACGTATTTTCCATCTTTTCTATATTCATTTGGTAAAAATTTTCGTCCTTTTATTATTGTGTAATTTGAAATCTTAAAATAATCTTCTGTTACTCCAGTTCCAGTAAACATCTTATCTGATCCATCATTTGAAGATAATCTTGCAAAAGTGCTGGAAGTAGGAGTAACTGCTTCGACACCTTCTATACTCTTTAATTCCTTAATATCTTTTTGGGTAAGTAAATCCTGTGATTTATAAGTCTGTCCTGGAGAAGTGTCAATTGATATTTCAAAGTTTGATACTCCTAGCTTATTCAAATCTCCAGTAATATTTTCCTTAACTCCTGCTCCTAATGAAGACATCATTATAACCGAAGATATCCCTATTATTATTCCAAGCATTGTCAAGAAGGAACGTACCTTATAGCTAAATAAATTTGATACTGATAATTTTAGCAATTCCATAAAATCCATTTACACTACACTCCTCTCCGATGCTGAACAATTTCATCCTTTTCTATTATACCGTCTTTTAATCTGATAATTCTTTTACAATGCTCTGCTACATCTTCCTCGTGCGTAACCATTACTATCGTTGTTCCATTATCGTTCAGTTTTTTAAAAATTTCCAAAACCTCTTCTCCAGATTTTGAATCTAGATTTCCTGTTGGCTCATCTGCAAGAAGTATTTTAGGATTATTTATTATCGCTCTTGCTATTGCCACTCTCTGTCTTTGTCCCCCTGACATCTCATTAGGTTTATGATGAATTCTTTCACCAAGTCCCACACTTTCCAATGCTTCAGTTGCCTTTTTTAGCCTCTCAGCTTTCTTTACTCCTGCATACAAAGCTGGAAGAGCCACATTTTCAACTGCCGTCATCTTTGGAAGCAAGTTAAAAGTTTGGAATACAAACCCTATTTTTTTGTTTCTCACTTCAGCAAGTGCATCTCCTTTTATAGTTGAAACATCTTGATTATCCAATATATAAGTTCCAGAAGTAAGGCTGTCAAGACAGCCTAAAATATTCATAAGAGTAGACTTTCCGCTTCCAGAAGGTCCCATAAAGGCCACATATTCCCCTTCACTTACAGAAAGATTAAGCCCTTTCAAAACTTTTAATTCCATGCTTCCATTTTTATATATTTTTACTATATCGCTCACTTTTATCATAAAAATTTACCTCTAAAGTTTATTTTTCTATCTTGGTGGTGGTCCACCAGGTCCTCCACCTTTTCCTGTTTGTTTTTCTTCCTTAAACATTACACCATTAGGAGCTACTTTCTGTTTTGACGGATCGGTAATTTTTATTTTTTGTCCATCTTTCAATCTCTCATCCGCAACAGTGATTACTCTTTCTCCCACTGATATACCAGATTCTACAGCATAAAATGTATCATCATTCATTCCAACTTTAATTTCTCTTTTTGAAACTTTGTTACCTTTTCCTACAACAAAAGCATAATATTTACCATTTTCATTTATAACTGAACTATATGGCAGCTTTGTCACATTTTTACTTTCCTTGTAAAAAATTGTCGCTGTTATCGTAGCACCAGGCTTTAATCCCTTAGTTTCATTTATCTGAATTTTTACAGTAGTGTTACTTTCATCAAGAGACGAACTCTTTTCAGCCACTCCAGAAATTTGCGAAACAGAGCCTTCAATTTTTTCTCCATCTGGTAATGAATCCGAAGTAATTTCAACTCTTTGCCCAACTTGTATATTTTTTACCTCATTGTCTGAAAGGCTTACCTCTACCCTCATGTTTGTTGAATCTGATACTTTAAACAAAGTCGTTTCAGTATTTACACGGTAATTTTCATCTGCAGTCATTTCTGTAATAACACCATCAACTGGACTTGTTATTTCATCTTTTATAAGCGACAGATCTTCCTGTAATGTAGCCAGTTCTAATTTTGCTGTCTTTAATGATGTTCTTGCATCTTCAATGCTCGCCTTCTGCTCACTGTCAACCGTATCTAAATCCAGCCTTGAATTTCTTAGATCCTTTCTTGCATTGTCTACATTTACCCTTGTTTCCCCACCAACTTTATATAGCTCTTCTGCGTTATGCAAATCTCTTGATTTTTGTTGAATTTCTAAACTTTTCGATTCTTTTTTTCTTCTAAGTGAACCTTGAGCATCAGCTATATTTCTTTCATATTTTTGAATTTCCAAAGTTTTCATTTGTATTTTTCTCAAAGTTTCATTTTTATCAACTGGATAAAATGTCAGCACTACATCACCTTTTTTCACATTATCTCCTTTTTTAAAGAACACTTTGTTTACTCTTTGACTTGAAGTTGTAAATACTGAAACCGCATTATCTGACACAACTTGTCCATTCTTTGAAACTGATAACGAAATATCTCCCCTATCAACAGTTGTCACTTCATATTCAGGCTCAGCTTCTTTTTTTCCACATGAAACTGTAGCAAATAATATTACAGCAAATATTGTCATAAATTTATAAAAATAATTTTTATTTTTTGACTCTTTCCTCTTTGATTCAATAGTTTTAGCTATTTCAGAAAATTCTGTATTTATTTCCACAAAATCACCGCTTTCCTAATTTTTGTTTTTATTTTTTACATTAATAATCTCTATTTATAATATTTTATTTTTTTAGTAAATGCCGCAAGTTCATTTTTGGCGGTTTCATAGTCTATCACAGCTTTTTTATAGTTATTCCGCTTTTCCACGTAGTTGGAATATGTGTCAACTCCCAGCTCATACTTCTTGGCATAAATTTCATATTCTTTTTTCTTAATATTCATTGTATTTTGTGCTGTTAATTCATTTGTCTGATAGGTTGTGTAAGTTATCATCTGCTGTCCCGCATTTGACACCAGTTCATTTTTTTTCTGTTCATATTGTAATCTCAATTTATCTGCTTCATTTTTTAGATCTTCAACAGTATCATTGTATTTTTTAAAAGTTTTTGACACAGATAATCCGACAACAACAGAATGATCCTTTAAGGAATATCCAATATCTCCTGATAATTTAGGATACTTATAGTCAATATTTTCCTTTCTTAACTGTTCATTGTTCAGCTGTGAATTTAATTCTATTGTTTCAGCTTCTGATAATCTAAGAGCATAGAAATCATCTTTTTTCAGCTCAACTTTTTTCAAGTCATCAAGTTTCTCTTTTTCAGGCAAAGCAACATTGTAAACTGTAAACTGTTCCCCTAGAATCTGCAGTTCCCGTCCAAGATTTTCATATTTGAGCTGAGAATTTTCATATTCTGTTTTTGCCAGCTCATAGTCATACTGCGTCGCCGTCCCCAGCTCCAATTTTTTAGTCTGAATAGCATAATCTTTTTTAGTATCTTCTAACGTAAGTTCCTCCTGCTCAATTTCCTTCTGTTTATTTTTATAATTTTTATATAAATCAATCAAATCACGTATTTCTGAATTTTTTGCAGTTTCATTGCTA
This is a stretch of genomic DNA from Leptotrichia hofstadii. It encodes these proteins:
- a CDS encoding indole-3-glycerol phosphate synthase TrpC; amino-acid sequence: MDILEKIKIKRDIQLEEELKSFKQPSLKKALNQKGIQIIGEIKRASPSKGKIAKDDFDLLKQAQSYVDKGVSAFSILTEKEYFKGENDFIKVVREKFPEMPILRKDFIYTPFQVAHTKFLGASAILLIVRMLDDKTLLELHKLAQDLEMDVLVETHDEEEIRRALKIPNLEILGINNRNLNTFEVDIRTTEKLINEIPSDVLKNLTIVSESGFLSKEDVEYAEKLNVDGLLIGEALMKGLL
- a CDS encoding phosphoribosylanthranilate isomerase, with translation MEGKKLEKKENNVATDDFTENTTKLKVCGIRSITEINELKTLDIDYFGCIFAESQRQVDNELAAKITRIAHRHGKKTVGVFVNAMIENVVKIVEETDIDVIQLHGDESVEYCMELTQKLEKLYEKNCFRKRKNFPAKTKLWKVFGVTDELPNIADYKLYIEYPLFDAKGENRGGNGIVFDWSILKKLDKYSFVLAGGLSIENIQKALEYKPAILDINSKVEVNNRKSKELVENVVNLVKKK
- the trpB gene encoding tryptophan synthase subunit beta, with the translated sequence MENKHFNEKAYFGQFGGQFVPETAMFALSELETEYEKLKNDKEFFQEFDNLLKNYVGRETPLYYAKNLSEHYNHDIYLKREDLNHTGAHKINNALGQVLLAKKMGKKKVIAETGAGQHGVATATAAALLGLECDVYMGAVDIERQKLNVFRMELLGARVISIEDGLKTLKEATTAAIQSWVAEIETVFYVIGSVVGPHPYPTIVRDFQSIIGYEAKAQLEELGKHADHVIACVGGGSNAIGIFSAFLEDSSTKLYGVEAGGYGIDTDMHAATLTLGKPGIIHGMKTYVLQNKYGQISPVHSISAGLDYPGVGPEHSHLFDTKRATYTPITDDEAMKALMLVTRKEGIIPAIESSHALAYLEKLCPALSKDKRETIVVNVSGRGDKDMHTVFSVLKDKETGGKNGIYELNGGLENE
- the trpA gene encoding tryptophan synthase subunit alpha; its protein translation is MSEKKLDKKIIDIFREKEKVNIGYIVAGYPSVDFTKQFLQNLDNTALDMLEIGIPYSDPLADGKLISHASFLASEAGVTTDTVFDLLTETKNDISKPLIFLIYYNLVFAYGIDEFIKKCCEANIKGIIIPDLPYEEAFEMSEKLRENNIALIPLVSVTSGNRMKKIISQGDGFIYAIGSLGVTGSKQVDLPRLESFINEIREVSDLPVSLGFGIKNNDNVNTMRKYADGVIVGTSIVEFLEKNDVNYLIQKINELFK
- a CDS encoding Lsa family ABC-F type ribosomal protection protein, encoding MSTIKVENLTFSYYGYVKPVFENVSFSFDTSWKTGLIGRNGIGKSTLFKLLLNQETYQGKISKSTDFIKFPPNITDTSKSGIELFKELTSSEEEWRLFRELNLLNVDENLIHREFETLSKGEQAKILLAILFTNENGFLLIDEPTNHLDMDGRKIVSKYLKNKKGFLLISHDRDFLDGCINHIISINRNTIDVQSGNFTSWYENKMIKDQFEISQNERLKKDIKRLKKAAKQSKIWSDKIENTKNGVKVSGVKPDKGHIGHQSAKMMKKSKNLENRYSKAIKEKQNLLKDIEVKENLLLHSLHHHKETLISVNNLSLYYGEKQILSGVNFEIKQGDIAAIYGCNGCGKSTLIKILLGINHNYTGEVKLASNLKLSYIPQDTSDLIGNLNEYIQKQDIDETLFKTILRKLDFSIELFEMDMKNYSNGQKKKVLIAASLSKPAHLFIWDEPINYIDVISRIQIEEIIKKSTLTLILVEHDKRFVEDVANKIIQL
- the nspC gene encoding carboxynorspermidine decarboxylase, translated to MSKNKYLDMDITNLPTPAFIVDERLLKRNLETLKSVIDRTGCKILLAQKGFSMFYFYPLISEYLNGTTASSLFEARLGYEEMELKNPNKKLETHIFNPSYREDEFDEIMEITNHIVFNSFNQWKKFKSRVREFEKKSGKKISCGLRLNPEFSEVETEIYNPAGRFSRFGVTLENFKENELEGLDGFHFHALCEQNSDALENVLRIFEEKFGKYLHNMKWLNFGGGHHITREDYDIEKLVKCINYIKEKYDVEVYLEPGEAVALNTGFLVSEVLDITKNEMDILLMDTSASCHMPDVIEMPYRPFIFGSGMPNEKKYTYRLGGPTCLAGDVIGDYSFDEPVKVGDKLIFTDMAHYSMVKTNTFNGINLPVIAVYTEKGGVEVIRKFEYEDFRNRLS
- a CDS encoding ABC transporter permease, with translation MDFMELLKLSVSNLFSYKVRSFLTMLGIIIGISSVIMMSSLGAGVKENITGDLNKLGVSNFEISIDTSPGQTYKSQDLLTQKDIKELKSIEGVEAVTPTSSTFARLSSNDGSDKMFTGTGVTEDYFKISNYTIIKGRKFLPNEYRKDGKYVIIDNTTSDQLFPGENPIGKKLTLNFRKNSQIVTIVGVFKNPYASLGGGDQMPAMGLLPNNYLNHLEGNEQNKYTALQVKTTDANEMARIMEIVKEKMKTRGSEPNVYNVNSTSQGLDEFNNILNMLSLFISGVAAISLFVGGIGVMNIMLVSVTERIREVGLRKAIGAKTIHILIQFLIEAVILTFFGGIIGVVIGYSLALLVGMFIQTSPILSPVIVFVCIFVSTMIGLVFGVYPAKKAAALEPMEALRTD
- a CDS encoding ABC transporter ATP-binding protein translates to MIKVSDIVKIYKNGSMELKVLKGLNLSVSEGEYVAFMGPSGSGKSTLMNILGCLDSLTSGTYILDNQDVSTIKGDALAEVRNKKIGFVFQTFNLLPKMTAVENVALPALYAGVKKAERLKKATEALESVGLGERIHHKPNEMSGGQRQRVAIARAIINNPKILLADEPTGNLDSKSGEEVLEIFKKLNDNGTTIVMVTHEEDVAEHCKRIIRLKDGIIEKDEIVQHRRGV
- a CDS encoding efflux RND transporter periplasmic adaptor subunit — its product is MEINTEFSEIAKTIESKRKESKNKNYFYKFMTIFAVILFATVSCGKKEAEPEYEVTTVDRGDISLSVSKNGQVVSDNAVSVFTTSSQRVNKVFFKKGDNVKKGDVVLTFYPVDKNETLRKIQMKTLEIQKYERNIADAQGSLRRKKESKSLEIQQKSRDLHNAEELYKVGGETRVNVDNARKDLRNSRLDLDTVDSEQKASIEDARTSLKTAKLELATLQEDLSLIKDEITSPVDGVITEMTADENYRVNTETTLFKVSDSTNMRVEVSLSDNEVKNIQVGQRVEITSDSLPDGEKIEGSVSQISGVAEKSSSLDESNTTVKIQINETKGLKPGATITATIFYKESKNVTKLPYSSVINENGKYYAFVVGKGNKVSKREIKVGMNDDTFYAVESGISVGERVITVADERLKDGQKIKITDPSKQKVAPNGVMFKEEKQTGKGGGPGGPPPR